In a single window of the Olivibacter sp. SDN3 genome:
- a CDS encoding RagB/SusD family nutrient uptake outer membrane protein, whose amino-acid sequence MKRYFLIVIWITTMVSCSKSLEVGPRGALNEDQVSNPEQAEGFVIAAYSQLGNDEINRAFSMYQYGNVRADDAYKGGGGINDGDIFHFMETFVTSRPDQWNYDDMWFNIYVGIRRANEGLRIMQKFTQEEYPMVNVRMAELRFLRAYWYLMLENLFKNIPYIDENLPAEEYKLVLNNEFSRDEILERIAADFAFAAETLPAVQEQVGRANRYAAYAFLAKTRLFQAYEQDDTHAVVNINQSRLEEVIAAADQVLAANYDLEPDFANNFLPGNYENGMESIMAVQFSSNDGVGRGRVNFGDMLTVPQGIGCCDFQKPSQSLMNAYRTNEAGIPLWDTYNQQDINFAQHTVDPRVDHTISRPGAPWKYEPERVVTNGWSRAVSIYGTYNSMKENVSPDCDCFINIAPFFGNTKTRILMRYANVMLFKAEALIELGRQDEALPLINALRSRAANSTDRLVTADGQPTSQYSVEVYLPGDNIVWNQENARKALRFERRLEMALEGERFFDLLRWGVADQELNAYFNVERPNRSIYQQARFTKGKDEYLPIPQNQIFWSENRYVQNPGY is encoded by the coding sequence ATGAAAAGATATTTTTTGATAGTTATTTGGATAACCACGATGGTCTCCTGCAGTAAATCGCTGGAGGTAGGTCCGAGAGGGGCACTTAATGAAGATCAGGTTTCCAACCCAGAACAGGCTGAAGGTTTTGTTATAGCCGCCTATTCACAGTTGGGGAATGATGAAATCAACCGGGCATTCAGCATGTATCAATATGGTAATGTGAGAGCCGATGATGCCTATAAAGGAGGCGGAGGTATTAACGACGGTGACATCTTTCACTTCATGGAAACTTTTGTCACTTCCAGGCCTGATCAGTGGAACTATGATGACATGTGGTTCAATATCTATGTAGGCATTAGAAGAGCAAATGAAGGTTTGCGGATTATGCAGAAATTCACACAGGAAGAGTACCCGATGGTAAATGTACGTATGGCAGAACTGCGCTTTCTGCGTGCTTATTGGTATTTAATGTTGGAGAACCTGTTTAAAAACATTCCCTACATCGACGAAAACTTACCTGCCGAAGAATACAAATTGGTGTTGAACAATGAGTTTAGCAGGGATGAAATTCTGGAGCGGATAGCGGCTGATTTTGCCTTTGCTGCGGAGACATTGCCCGCTGTACAGGAACAGGTGGGGCGTGCAAATAGGTATGCCGCTTATGCGTTTTTGGCAAAAACGAGGTTGTTCCAGGCTTATGAGCAGGATGACACACACGCAGTGGTTAACATCAATCAATCACGCCTGGAAGAAGTGATCGCTGCGGCCGATCAAGTGCTGGCCGCTAATTACGATCTTGAACCTGATTTTGCCAATAATTTTTTACCCGGAAACTATGAAAACGGGATGGAGTCCATTATGGCGGTACAGTTCTCAAGTAATGATGGCGTAGGGCGCGGGCGCGTAAACTTTGGTGATATGCTCACCGTTCCGCAAGGTATCGGTTGTTGCGATTTTCAAAAGCCATCGCAAAGTTTGATGAATGCCTATAGGACAAATGAAGCGGGCATACCTTTATGGGATACCTATAATCAGCAAGATATAAATTTTGCGCAACATACAGTAGATCCGAGGGTTGATCATACCATCTCCAGGCCCGGTGCCCCGTGGAAATATGAGCCTGAACGTGTGGTGACCAACGGTTGGAGCAGGGCGGTGTCCATCTATGGTACCTATAATTCCATGAAGGAGAATGTCTCGCCGGATTGCGATTGTTTTATCAACATTGCACCATTTTTTGGTAATACTAAAACACGTATCCTGATGCGGTATGCGAATGTGATGCTCTTTAAGGCAGAAGCGCTGATTGAGTTAGGACGACAGGACGAAGCGCTGCCATTAATCAATGCATTGCGGAGTCGGGCCGCTAACAGTACCGACCGATTGGTGACGGCTGATGGGCAGCCTACCTCACAGTATTCAGTAGAAGTATACCTGCCCGGAGATAATATCGTTTGGAATCAGGAAAATGCGCGGAAGGCCTTGCGGTTTGAGCGTCGACTGGAAATGGCGCTGGAAGGAGAACGTTTCTTTGATCTGCTGCGGTGGGGTGTAGCCGATCAGGAGCTTAATGCTTATTTTAATGTAGAAAGGCCTAATCGTTCCATCTATCAGCAAGCGCGTTTTACTAAAGGAAAGGACGAATATTTACCTATTCCGCAAAATCAGATTTTCTGGAGTGAAAATAGGTATGTACAAAATCCCGGTTACTAA